A genome region from Gigantopelta aegis isolate Gae_Host chromosome 3, Gae_host_genome, whole genome shotgun sequence includes the following:
- the LOC121369204 gene encoding gelsolin-like protein 2 isoform X2 — translation MAGLIKAKEYDWKDSNLEMFGSDLDRNVKKDSAKTEPAWKHAGEKPGIQVWRIVKFKVRDWPQQDYGKFFNGDSYIVLNTYKEEGTEQLLYDVHFWIGKHSTQDEYGTAAYKTVELDTLLDDVPVQHREVQGHESALFKSYFPTITILEGGADSGFRHVKPEEYKPRLFHFHGDRKHVDVKEVPRAKSRLDKTDVFILDLGLRIIQWNGSGSNKDERFRASQYMRGLADERNGRAKTEVVDEDGTDSDAEFCKFLTEEDREDTDKQYEAADLSKQLFRLSDESGKLQFFLEKEGSVTKGDFDSKDVFIYDTKQELFVWIGKQTSSTEKKNAMAYAHKYLMKSDHPLVPVSCLKEDRPSREFISALAA, via the exons ATGGCAG gTTTAATTAAAGCTAAAGAGTATGACTGGAAAGACAGTAACCTTGAAATGTTCGGGTCTGACCTTGACAGAAATGTGAAAA AGGATTCCGCCAAAACAGAACCAGCCTGGAAACATGCTGGAGAGAAACCTGGAATCCAGGTCTGGAGAATTGTG aaaTTTAAAGTTAGAGACTGGCCTCAGCAGGATTATGGGAAGTTTTTCAATGGAGATTCATACATTGTGTTGAAC ACATACAAGGAGGAAGGCACCGAACAGCTCCTGTATGATGTGCATTTCTGGATCGGCAAACACAGCACTCAG GATGAATATGGAACAGCAGCATATAAGACGGTGGAACTAGATACATTGCTTGACGATGTCCCCGTTCAACACCGTGAAGTTCAAGGTCACGAATCAGCTCTTTTCAAGAGTTACTTTCCTACAATCAC AATTTTGGAAGGAGGAGCAGATAGCGGATTCCGACATGTAAAACCAGAGGAGTACAAACCAAGACTCTTTCATTTCCATGGCGACAGGAAACACGTGGATGTCAAAGAG GTACCACGAGCCAAAAGCCGGCTAGACAAAACTGACGTGTTTATCCTGGATCTTGGTCTGAGGATAATCCAGTGGAATGGAAGTGGTTCAAACAAGGATGAGAGATTCAGG GCCTCTCAGTATATGCGTGGTCTGGCTGATGAAAGAAATGGTCGCGCCAAGACTGAGGTGGTAGATGAAGATGGAACAGACTCGGAT gCCGAATTCTGTAAGTTCCTCACAGAGGAGGACCGTGAAGACACGGACAAGCAGTACGAAGCGGCTGATTTGTCAAAACAGCTTTTCAG ATTGTCTGATGAAAGTGGCAAATTGCAGTTTTTTTTGGAGAAGGAAGGCTCAGTTACAAAAGGCGACTTTGACAGCAAG GATGTCTTCATATATGACACAAAACAAGAGTTGTTTGTCTGGATCGGCAAACAGACGAGCTCCACAGAAAAGAAGAACGCAATGGCCTATGCTCAC AAATACCTGATGAAGTCCGATCATCCCCTCGTTCCAGTCAGTTGTTTGAAGGAAGACAGACCGTCACGGGAATTTATTTCTGCCCTGGCTGCCTAA
- the LOC121369204 gene encoding gelsolin-like protein 2 isoform X1, giving the protein MAGLIKAKEYDWKDSNLEMFGSDLDRNVKKDSAKTEPAWKHAGEKPGIQVWRIVKFKVRDWPQQDYGKFFNGDSYIVLNTYKEEGTEQLLYDVHFWIGKHSTQDEYGTAAYKTVELDTLLDDVPVQHREVQGHESALFKSYFPTITILEGGADSGFRHVKPEEYKPRLFHFHGDRKHVDVKEVPRAKSRLDKTDVFILDLGLRIIQWNGSGSNKDERFRASQYMRGLADERNGRAKTEVVDEDGTDSDTRRMKAEFCKFLTEEDREDTDKQYEAADLSKQLFRLSDESGKLQFFLEKEGSVTKGDFDSKDVFIYDTKQELFVWIGKQTSSTEKKNAMAYAHKYLMKSDHPLVPVSCLKEDRPSREFISALAA; this is encoded by the exons ATGGCAG gTTTAATTAAAGCTAAAGAGTATGACTGGAAAGACAGTAACCTTGAAATGTTCGGGTCTGACCTTGACAGAAATGTGAAAA AGGATTCCGCCAAAACAGAACCAGCCTGGAAACATGCTGGAGAGAAACCTGGAATCCAGGTCTGGAGAATTGTG aaaTTTAAAGTTAGAGACTGGCCTCAGCAGGATTATGGGAAGTTTTTCAATGGAGATTCATACATTGTGTTGAAC ACATACAAGGAGGAAGGCACCGAACAGCTCCTGTATGATGTGCATTTCTGGATCGGCAAACACAGCACTCAG GATGAATATGGAACAGCAGCATATAAGACGGTGGAACTAGATACATTGCTTGACGATGTCCCCGTTCAACACCGTGAAGTTCAAGGTCACGAATCAGCTCTTTTCAAGAGTTACTTTCCTACAATCAC AATTTTGGAAGGAGGAGCAGATAGCGGATTCCGACATGTAAAACCAGAGGAGTACAAACCAAGACTCTTTCATTTCCATGGCGACAGGAAACACGTGGATGTCAAAGAG GTACCACGAGCCAAAAGCCGGCTAGACAAAACTGACGTGTTTATCCTGGATCTTGGTCTGAGGATAATCCAGTGGAATGGAAGTGGTTCAAACAAGGATGAGAGATTCAGG GCCTCTCAGTATATGCGTGGTCTGGCTGATGAAAGAAATGGTCGCGCCAAGACTGAGGTGGTAGATGAAGATGGAACAGACTCGGAT ACAAGACGGATgaag gCCGAATTCTGTAAGTTCCTCACAGAGGAGGACCGTGAAGACACGGACAAGCAGTACGAAGCGGCTGATTTGTCAAAACAGCTTTTCAG ATTGTCTGATGAAAGTGGCAAATTGCAGTTTTTTTTGGAGAAGGAAGGCTCAGTTACAAAAGGCGACTTTGACAGCAAG GATGTCTTCATATATGACACAAAACAAGAGTTGTTTGTCTGGATCGGCAAACAGACGAGCTCCACAGAAAAGAAGAACGCAATGGCCTATGCTCAC AAATACCTGATGAAGTCCGATCATCCCCTCGTTCCAGTCAGTTGTTTGAAGGAAGACAGACCGTCACGGGAATTTATTTCTGCCCTGGCTGCCTAA